Proteins found in one Paenibacillus sp. FSL R10-2782 genomic segment:
- a CDS encoding helix-turn-helix transcriptional regulator, whose protein sequence is MDQQGYILHCKLDEILKQHDNMSVLKLSEEIGHRRTTIMELVHNSNMEKKKISATLITKLCVYFDITPNDLFEIRKLNE, encoded by the coding sequence ATGGATCAACAAGGTTACATTTTACATTGCAAGTTGGATGAGATTTTAAAACAGCACGATAACATGTCTGTTCTGAAATTATCTGAGGAAATTGGACATCGCAGAACTACAATTATGGAGCTGGTGCACAATAGCAATATGGAAAAAAAGAAAATATCAGCAACCTTAATCACTAAATTGTGTGTTTATTTCGATATCACTCCTAACGATTTATTTGAAATTCGTAAACTTAATGAATAA
- a CDS encoding helix-turn-helix transcriptional regulator, whose product MDNKDWVLYCKLGEIIEKHDLSVLKLSEDINHRRTTIMDLMHNKDMENKRIPASLITKLCIYFDITPNDLFEIRKL is encoded by the coding sequence ATGGATAATAAGGATTGGGTCTTATACTGTAAACTGGGAGAAATAATTGAAAAGCACGATTTGTCTGTATTGAAGCTATCTGAGGATATTAACCATAGAAGAACAACGATTATGGATTTAATGCATAATAAAGACATGGAGAACAAGCGTATACCTGCCTCTCTTATCACTAAATTGTGTATCTATTTCGATATCACTCCCAATGATTTATTTGAAATTCGTAAGCTCTAA